The following is a genomic window from Candidatus Methylomirabilota bacterium.
AGGTCGAGGGCCTCGGGCGGAAAGTACTTGCGCTCTACTTCTCCCCGGGCGTTCACCGGCGCGTCGCGCGGCAGCAGCGTCCGGAGCTCCTTCACGAGGGCTTGCGCCTTGGGGTGGTGTCCCGTCATCAGGGAATAGGCCTTCACGGCGAACTGGAACCCCGGCGGCGTGCGCTGCACCCACGCCCGGCTCGTGTCGTACGCGGGGAGCGCGTAGTATGTGGCGTTGACCTCGACGGCGTCGAAGAAGCGCGCGTACCAGCGCAGGCGCGCATCCGCCGTCATGTTCGGGGCGGGGTAGAAGCTGCCTTCGGCCAGCAGCGAGGTGTCGAGCCACGAGGCGCAGCCGACCCGGTACGAGGTGGGACCCATCGCGCTTGAGAGTACACGCTCCGGCACGACGAGGAGGAGGGGGACGGTGACGATCTTCCGCGAAGCGATC
Proteins encoded in this region:
- a CDS encoding DUF72 domain-containing protein codes for the protein MGPTSYRVGCASWLDTSLLAEGSFYPAPNMTADARLRWYARFFDAVEVNATYYALPAYDTSRAWVQRTPPGFQFAVKAYSLMTGHHPKAQALVKELRTLLPRDAPVNARGEVERKYFPPEALDL